Genomic window (Candidatus Neomarinimicrobiota bacterium):
GCAACGGCATTCCCAAAGAGTTAGAAAATTCAACCGGCGCAGCTCCCGTTCCCCCTTCACCGCCATCAACGGTAATAAAATCCGGCATTATTCCAGTTGATAACATGGCTTTACATAATCCACTAAATTCTTCTTTTCTTCCTACACACAATTTAAAACCTATCGGCTTTCCACCAGATAATTCTCTTAACTTTTGAATGAAATGCATTAAGCCTTCCGCATCACTAAAGGCCGAATGTCCTGGTGGCGAGTGAACATCTTTATAGGGTTCAACGTGGCGAATATTCGCAATTTCTGCTGTATTTTTTATGGCTGGTAAAATACCGCCATGACCAGGTTTTGCACCTTGAGATAATTTGATTTCGATCATTTTCACTTGGTCAAGACTTGCATTTTCTTTAAATGTAATTGGGCAGAATTCACCTTCCGGCGTTCGAGATCCAAAATAACCGGTTCCGATTTGCCAAATTAAATCGCCACCAAATTTCTTATGATAAGGACTGATTCCACCTTCGCCTGTATTGTGAGCAAAATCATCTATTTTTGCACCCTTATTCAATGCCATGATTGCGGTCTTGCTCAACGCCCCGTAACTCATGGCCGAAATATTCATCAAACCGGCAGGATATGGATTTTTGCAAGCAGGACCACCAACCATCACTCGCGGATGAGCATCCACTTCCTTTGGATTTTTCGCATACATGGAAAAATCCATCCATTCATATCCTTCGCTATAAACATCCATCTGTGTGCCAAATGGAACCGTGTCATTGACTTTTTTGGCTCGACGATAAACCAAAGATCGATAAATTCGATTAATGGGTCTGCCTTCCGTATCAGTCTCCACAAAATACTGCATAATTTCAGGACGGATTTTTTCCAATAAATAACGCCCATGACCAATCACTGGGAAATTTCTTCTAATCGCTTGATGCGTTTGCATCATATCTAAAATACCAAGAAAAGTGATTGGGACAACTACAATTAAACCCCATATAATGGGTTGCCAAAATTGATAAATAATGCCAATTACACCTAATAGCAAAATGGCAACGAATACAAATTTATTTCTAACACTCATTTCTTATTCCTTCAATTTAACAGAATGATTGGATTGGCAAGTTGGAAAATAATACTTTTTCCTTAATCCTGTTATCTTGCTATTTATATTTTTCTACCTTCTCCACGTATGAAATTTTTCTACCCAATTCAGCAATCCTTCCGGTGCGTGGGCTTTTTTCCAATTTCCTGCAAGATATTTATTGGCTTCACCCATAGTCGGGTAAGCATGAATAGTGCCCAGAATTTTATTCAATCCTAATCCATGTTTCATGGCAAGGACAAATTCCGTCAAAAGGTCTCCGGCGTGTGAACCTACAATTGTGGCACCCAAAATTGTATCTTTACCTTTTGGCGTAATGACTTTGACGAATCCACTGTCCTCTCCATCAGCAATGGCTCTGTCCAAATCGTCTAATCCATACCGAGTAACTTCAAAATCAATTCCTTCTTCAAGGGCTTCCTGCTCGTTGATACCCACGCGAGCCACTTCCGGATCAGTAAATGTTGTCCATGGAATGACTCTGTAATCTGTTTTGAATTTTTTGAGTGGACTGAATAGACTATTCACCGCAGCATACCATGCTTGATGAGCAGCAAAATGCGTAAATTGATGGGGACCTGTTACATCGCCCACCGCATAAATATTCGGATAATTTGTTCGCAAGAAATCATCCGCTTCGATGGTGCCATTTTTTCGGATTTCCACGCCCAATTCTTCTAATCCAAAACCGGTTACATTCGCTTTCCGTCCAAATGCCATAATAATTTCATCGCACTCAATATTGAGTTTATCCGGCTTGCAGTTACAGGTTACTACTTTTGACCCATGTTCATTTTTGAATCCTTCCACCATATGTCCCGTTCGGACCGTAATGCCTTCCGCTTCAAATTTGGCACGAACTGCATCGCTCACTTCTTTATCTTCTTTCAAAAGCAAACGGTTCATTCCTTCGAGAATGGTTACTTGTGAACCAAATCGGGCAAAAGTCTGCGCCAGCTCACAACCGATAGGGCCACCGCCAACAACGACCAATCGTTTGGGCAATTCCCGGATGTTCCACAGTGTATCGCTGGTAAGTGGTTGAACATCTTCAATGCCCAGAATGGGCGGAACCAAGGGTCGAGCACCTGTAGCAACGACAATATTTTTCGTAGTCAAAATTTCACCATTCACTTCCACACGATAAGGGTCAATTATTTTTGCTTCTCCTTCGTAAACATTCACACCCAAATCCGAATAGCGTTCCACAGAATCATGGGGCTCAATTTTTTTAATTACACTGTGAACTCGATCCATGACTTTGGAAAAGTCATATTTTATTTCCGCTGAATCAAACCCCCAATCTTTGGCTCGCT
Coding sequences:
- a CDS encoding FMN-binding glutamate synthase family protein; its protein translation is MSVRNKFVFVAILLLGVIGIIYQFWQPIIWGLIVVVPITFLGILDMMQTHQAIRRNFPVIGHGRYLLEKIRPEIMQYFVETDTEGRPINRIYRSLVYRRAKKVNDTVPFGTQMDVYSEGYEWMDFSMYAKNPKEVDAHPRVMVGGPACKNPYPAGLMNISAMSYGALSKTAIMALNKGAKIDDFAHNTGEGGISPYHKKFGGDLIWQIGTGYFGSRTPEGEFCPITFKENASLDQVKMIEIKLSQGAKPGHGGILPAIKNTAEIANIRHVEPYKDVHSPPGHSAFSDAEGLMHFIQKLRELSGGKPIGFKLCVGRKEEFSGLCKAMLSTGIMPDFITVDGGEGGTGAAPVEFSNSLGMPLRDALAFVHDTLVGFELRDEMRLIASGKIISGFHIAKTIALGADMINSARGMMMALGCIQALECNRNTCPVGVATQDKSLTKGLDVEDKSKRVANFHHETLHSFAELMAASGLKSSKELNRSHIFRRISMAKVMTYEEIYPYTQTESLIA
- the lpdA gene encoding dihydrolipoyl dehydrogenase; translated protein: MIKKILLLLAIATIVVLYFVYDLGQYLNFEYLKLQQSTLNNYYLANKIKTISIYSGVYIIMAMLSLPGATIMTIAGGAIFGLIPGVILVSVSSTIGATMAMMNCRYLFRNAFQEKLKPIMKKVNHGVEKDGAVFLFMSRLSPVFPFFLVNAAFAKTYIGAVTYAFVSQVGMLPGTAVFVNAGTQISKLESAGDILSLNMILAFALLGVFPLISKKIVEHLKRRKNMIKSKKPKNYDYNMVVIGGGSGGLVSAYIASAVKAKVALIEKHKMGGDCLNTGCVPSKAIIRSAKMLHYAERAKDWGFDSAEIKYDFSKVMDRVHSVIKKIEPHDSVERYSDLGVNVYEGEAKIIDPYRVEVNGEILTTKNIVVATGARPLVPPILGIEDVQPLTSDTLWNIRELPKRLVVVGGGPIGCELAQTFARFGSQVTILEGMNRLLLKEDKEVSDAVRAKFEAEGITVRTGHMVEGFKNEHGSKVVTCNCKPDKLNIECDEIIMAFGRKANVTGFGLEELGVEIRKNGTIEADDFLRTNYPNIYAVGDVTGPHQFTHFAAHQAWYAAVNSLFSPLKKFKTDYRVIPWTTFTDPEVARVGINEQEALEEGIDFEVTRYGLDDLDRAIADGEDSGFVKVITPKGKDTILGATIVGSHAGDLLTEFVLAMKHGLGLNKILGTIHAYPTMGEANKYLAGNWKKAHAPEGLLNWVEKFHTWRR